A single window of Methylobacterium nodulans ORS 2060 DNA harbors:
- a CDS encoding dicarboxylate/amino acid:cation symporter — protein sequence MAVTVPSPLTAPQAPPAPKPLYKTLYFQVLVAVAIGILLGHFYPQLGAEMKPLGDAFIKLVKMIIAPVIFLTVVSGIAGMTNLEKVGRVGAKALIYFITFSTLALIVGLVVANVLQPGHGLHIDPKSLDPKAVATYAGKAKEQSIVEFLMHIIPSTAVGAFAGGEILQVLFFSVLFGFGLAFMGDRGKPVLDLIKVTAEAIFGVVHIIMKVAPIGAFGAMAFTIGKYGVSSLANLAYLVFAFYLTSAIFVLVVLGPVARYNGFSVIKLVRYIKEELLLVLGTSSSESALPTLIDKMERAGCSRPVVGLVVPTGYSFNLDGTNIYMTMAALFIAQATDTPLSLGEQALLLLVAMLSSKGAAGVTGSGFITLAATLAVVPSVPVVGMALILGIDRFMSECRALTNFIGNAVACIVVARWEGEVDEARLAAALNGNPLPLAEDVPAILQPAE from the coding sequence ATGGCCGTGACCGTCCCATCGCCCCTGACTGCTCCGCAGGCGCCGCCGGCGCCCAAGCCCCTCTACAAGACCCTCTACTTCCAGGTTCTCGTCGCGGTTGCGATCGGCATCCTGCTCGGTCACTTCTACCCGCAGCTCGGCGCCGAGATGAAGCCGCTCGGCGACGCCTTCATCAAGCTCGTCAAGATGATCATCGCGCCGGTGATCTTCCTCACGGTCGTCTCCGGCATCGCCGGCATGACGAATCTGGAGAAGGTCGGGCGCGTGGGCGCCAAGGCGCTGATCTACTTCATCACCTTCTCGACGCTGGCGCTGATCGTCGGGCTGGTGGTGGCCAATGTGCTGCAGCCGGGCCACGGCCTGCACATCGACCCCAAATCCCTCGACCCCAAGGCCGTCGCCACCTATGCGGGCAAGGCCAAGGAGCAGAGCATCGTCGAGTTCCTGATGCACATCATCCCCTCGACGGCGGTCGGCGCCTTCGCGGGGGGCGAGATCCTTCAGGTGCTGTTCTTCTCGGTGCTGTTCGGCTTCGGCCTCGCCTTCATGGGTGACCGCGGCAAGCCGGTACTCGATCTCATCAAGGTCACGGCCGAGGCGATCTTCGGCGTCGTCCACATCATCATGAAGGTGGCCCCGATCGGCGCCTTCGGCGCGATGGCCTTCACCATCGGCAAGTACGGCGTCTCGTCGCTCGCCAACCTCGCCTATCTGGTCTTCGCCTTCTATCTCACCTCGGCGATCTTCGTCCTCGTCGTGCTCGGGCCCGTCGCCCGCTACAACGGCTTCTCGGTGATCAAGCTGGTGCGCTACATCAAGGAGGAACTCCTCCTGGTGCTCGGCACCTCCTCGTCGGAATCGGCGCTGCCCACGCTCATCGACAAGATGGAGCGGGCGGGCTGCTCGCGGCCGGTGGTCGGCCTCGTGGTGCCGACCGGCTATTCCTTCAACCTCGACGGCACCAACATCTACATGACCATGGCGGCCCTGTTCATCGCCCAGGCGACCGACACGCCGCTGTCGCTCGGCGAGCAGGCTCTGCTCCTCCTCGTGGCGATGCTGTCCTCGAAGGGCGCGGCGGGCGTGACCGGGTCGGGCTTCATCACGCTCGCGGCGACGCTGGCGGTGGTCCCCTCGGTGCCGGTCGTCGGCATGGCGCTGATCCTCGGCATCGACCGCTTCATGTCCGAGTGCCGGGCGCTCACCAACTTCATCGGCAACGCGGTGGCCTGCATCGTCGTCGCCCGCTGGGAGGGCGAGGTCGACGAGGCCCGCCTCGCCGCAGCCCTCAACGGCAACCCGCTGCCGCTGGCGGAGGACGTCCCCGCCATCCTGCAGCCGGCGGAGTGA
- a CDS encoding GNAT family N-acetyltransferase, giving the protein MRGPVTDPMIRALSGEEALARSEALAAILVDCVAGGASVSFMAPLPQARAVAYWRDVAESVGRGERSLIVAEESDGTPVGTVQIVLAQPENQPHRADLSKVLVLRRARRRGIGAGLMRAAEDAARRAGKTLLVLDTASPEAERLYERAGWSRVGVIPGYALLPDGRPCDTVYFFKALA; this is encoded by the coding sequence ATGAGAGGTCCCGTGACCGATCCGATGATCCGCGCGCTCTCCGGTGAGGAGGCTCTGGCGCGCAGCGAGGCGCTTGCGGCGATTCTGGTCGACTGCGTCGCGGGCGGAGCCTCGGTGAGCTTCATGGCGCCCCTGCCGCAGGCCAGGGCCGTCGCCTATTGGCGGGACGTGGCCGAGAGCGTCGGGCGCGGGGAGCGCAGCCTGATCGTGGCCGAGGAATCTGACGGCACGCCGGTCGGCACCGTCCAGATCGTCCTGGCGCAGCCCGAGAACCAGCCGCACCGGGCCGACCTGTCGAAGGTGCTGGTGCTGAGGCGGGCGCGCCGCCGCGGGATCGGCGCCGGCCTGATGCGGGCTGCCGAGGATGCCGCGCGCCGTGCTGGCAAGACGCTCCTCGTGCTCGACACCGCCAGCCCCGAGGCGGAGCGGCTCTACGAGCGGGCGGGCTGGAGCCGGGTCGGCGTCATCCCCGGCTACGCGCTCCTGCCCGACGGGCGCCCCTGCGATACGGTCTATTTCTTCAAGGCCCTGGCGTAG
- the kdsA gene encoding 3-deoxy-8-phosphooctulonate synthase — protein sequence MSTDSPSPGTVVAVGDVRFGNHLPLSLIAGPCALESRAHALEVAAALKEMTAPLGLGLVFKSSFDKANRTSAGSARGLGLAEALPIFAEIRERLRLPVLTDVHEAGQCAVAAEAVDILQIPAFLCRQTDLLLAAAATGRAVNVKKGQFLAPWDMAHVAAKVTAAGNPNVIVTERGASFGYNTLVSDMRALPIMARVTNGAPVVFDATHSVQQPGGQGATSGGQREFVPVLARAAVAVGVAGVFIETHPDPDRAPSDGPNMVPLRAMPALLGDLVAFDRLAKAL from the coding sequence ATGTCGACCGATTCCCCGTCCCCTGGCACCGTCGTCGCGGTCGGCGATGTGCGCTTCGGCAATCATCTGCCGCTGAGCCTGATCGCCGGACCCTGCGCGCTGGAGAGCCGCGCCCATGCCCTGGAAGTGGCTGCGGCGCTCAAGGAGATGACCGCACCCCTCGGCCTCGGCCTCGTGTTCAAGTCATCCTTCGACAAGGCCAACCGCACCTCGGCCGGATCGGCCCGCGGCCTCGGCCTCGCCGAGGCCCTGCCGATCTTCGCCGAGATCCGCGAGCGCCTGCGGCTTCCCGTGCTCACGGATGTGCACGAGGCCGGCCAATGCGCGGTCGCGGCGGAGGCCGTCGACATCCTGCAGATCCCGGCCTTCCTGTGCCGCCAGACCGACCTGCTGCTCGCCGCCGCCGCGACCGGGCGGGCCGTGAACGTCAAGAAGGGGCAGTTCCTGGCGCCCTGGGACATGGCGCATGTCGCCGCCAAGGTCACGGCCGCGGGCAACCCCAATGTGATCGTCACCGAGCGCGGCGCGTCCTTCGGCTACAACACCCTCGTCTCGGACATGCGGGCCCTGCCAATCATGGCGCGGGTGACGAACGGGGCTCCGGTGGTGTTCGACGCCACGCACTCGGTCCAGCAGCCGGGCGGGCAGGGCGCCACGTCGGGCGGGCAGCGGGAATTCGTTCCGGTGCTGGCGCGGGCGGCGGTGGCGGTGGGTGTGGCGGGCGTCTTCATCGAGACGCATCCCGATCCGGACCGCGCGCCGTCGGACGGACCCAACATGGTGCCGCTGCGGGCCATGCCGGCGCTGCTCGGCGACCTCGTCGCCTTCGACCGCCTCGCGAAGGCGCTCTGA
- a CDS encoding IS481 family transposase, translating to MPWQEVSVIDNRAEFVGLAQQEAANVAALCRRFGISRKTGYKWLGRARSGAGLDDRSRRPHASPARTSPEMEEAVLELRTAHPSWGGRKLRRRLQDQGQEVVPAASTITAVLARHARLGQPDAPSIPFTRFEHPRPNALWQMDFKGHFAHAGGRCHPLTVLDDHSRYALCLAACADEVTATVQGQLSATFRRYGLPERINLDNGSPWGNGPGQRYTPLTVWLLRLGIHISHSRPYHPQTNGKDERFHRTLKRDVLHGAFYASLAACQRAFDRFRLIYNSERPHEALGLAVPASRYQISRRAYPAELPAIEYDPTDQVRRVQRDGWISVRGQLVRVPKAFVGQPLALRPTQTDGRVDLVFITHRVGQIDLTQPTLRVQPVTHVSEHL from the coding sequence GTGCCTTGGCAAGAGGTGTCAGTCATAGACAACCGCGCCGAGTTCGTGGGTCTGGCCCAGCAGGAGGCGGCGAACGTGGCGGCGCTGTGCCGCCGCTTCGGGATCAGCCGCAAGACTGGCTACAAGTGGCTGGGCCGGGCGCGGAGTGGCGCGGGCTTGGACGACCGCTCGCGGCGCCCGCACGCCAGCCCGGCCCGCACGTCCCCCGAGATGGAGGAGGCGGTGCTGGAACTGCGCACGGCTCATCCGAGTTGGGGTGGGCGCAAGCTGCGCCGACGGCTGCAGGATCAGGGCCAGGAGGTGGTCCCGGCCGCCTCGACGATCACCGCCGTGCTGGCGCGCCACGCCCGGCTGGGCCAACCCGATGCCCCCAGCATCCCGTTCACCCGCTTCGAGCACCCCCGGCCCAACGCTCTCTGGCAGATGGACTTCAAGGGCCACTTCGCCCATGCCGGCGGCCGCTGCCACCCTCTCACCGTGCTGGACGACCACAGCCGCTACGCGCTCTGCCTGGCGGCCTGTGCCGACGAGGTCACCGCGACCGTGCAGGGGCAGCTGAGTGCCACGTTCCGGCGCTACGGCCTGCCCGAGCGGATCAACCTGGACAACGGCAGCCCCTGGGGCAACGGACCGGGCCAGCGCTACACGCCTCTCACCGTGTGGCTGCTGCGGCTGGGCATCCACATCAGCCACAGCCGGCCCTACCATCCGCAGACCAACGGCAAGGACGAGCGCTTCCATCGCACCCTCAAGCGCGACGTGCTGCATGGCGCGTTCTACGCCAGCCTGGCGGCCTGCCAGCGGGCGTTCGATCGCTTCCGGCTGATCTACAACAGCGAGCGCCCGCACGAGGCCTTAGGCTTGGCGGTGCCGGCCAGCCGCTACCAGATCAGCCGGCGCGCTTATCCGGCCGAGCTGCCGGCGATCGAGTACGATCCGACCGATCAGGTGCGGCGCGTGCAGCGGGACGGCTGGATCAGCGTGCGCGGCCAGCTCGTGCGAGTGCCCAAGGCGTTCGTCGGCCAGCCGCTGGCCCTGCGGCCCACTCAGACCGATGGTCGGGTCGACCTTGTGTTCATCACCCACAGGGTGGGGCAGATCGACCTGACACAGCCAACACTCAGGGTGCAACCTGTCACCCATGTCTCCGAACACCTGTAA
- a CDS encoding sensor histidine kinase gives MPEETRPGPVPASRTTLRGRVRKSATPTEPRRRQALAWAAALAIVVLAAWSGGRIAERAALADLRRSALSGLTLQVAALRAEMQKQASLPLALAADPEIARVVAAQAEPGLADRVSFRLSEIAGATGAAVIYVIRADGLTAAASNAGTATSFVGNDYTFRPYFREALAEGAGSQFALGTVSGRPGLYLSRRIAGGSGVVVVKVEFDGVEAAWRGSGAQVFATDPRGIVLVSSEPAWRFRALGPVEAAERQRIRERLDFGNADLSPLPLHPVGESGLMRLGGAATPARLVLPLDAAVPDTTWRLHTLTPVGAAVRRERLQTQVLAGVVAGAACAGIAVHLGRRRRIRSRLAEEASRREELERRVQERTRALTDANAQLRAEMAERQRAEAERERLGRELAQAGRLAALGQFAASMAHEINQPLAAIRSYADNAAILIRRGRIEDASENFSAIGRLTERIAGLTRQLKGFARRASGRREPVSLAGVLRNALEVVEARAATGGVTLAVDRPEPDLIVLGDGARLEQVVVNLLQNALDAVAGRPDPRVTVRAAALGDRALLEVGDNGPGIPDSVRAQVFDPFFTTKAEGLGLGLAISRGIVEECGGTLAVATGEAGGAVFRVDLARTQAAEEAA, from the coding sequence ATGCCGGAGGAGACGCGGCCCGGCCCCGTTCCGGCCTCCCGCACGACGCTGCGGGGCCGCGTGCGGAAATCCGCAACGCCGACGGAGCCCCGCCGGCGGCAGGCCCTGGCCTGGGCTGCGGCCCTGGCGATCGTCGTGCTGGCGGCCTGGAGCGGCGGGCGCATTGCGGAGCGGGCGGCGCTGGCGGATCTGCGTCGCTCGGCCTTGTCCGGTCTCACCCTCCAGGTGGCCGCGCTGCGGGCCGAGATGCAGAAACAGGCGTCGCTCCCGCTCGCGCTCGCCGCCGATCCGGAGATCGCGCGGGTCGTCGCGGCGCAGGCGGAGCCGGGCCTCGCGGACAGGGTGAGCTTCCGTCTCTCCGAGATCGCCGGCGCGACGGGGGCCGCGGTCATCTACGTGATCCGGGCGGATGGCCTGACGGCCGCCGCGAGCAATGCGGGCACGGCGACGAGCTTCGTCGGCAACGACTATACCTTCCGGCCCTATTTCCGGGAGGCGCTGGCGGAGGGCGCCGGATCGCAGTTCGCCCTCGGCACGGTGAGCGGGCGCCCCGGCCTCTATCTGTCGCGACGGATCGCGGGCGGGAGCGGCGTCGTGGTGGTCAAGGTCGAGTTCGACGGCGTGGAGGCCGCGTGGCGGGGCAGCGGCGCGCAGGTCTTCGCCACCGACCCCCGCGGCATCGTCCTGGTGTCGAGCGAGCCGGCATGGCGGTTCCGCGCCCTCGGCCCGGTCGAGGCCGCCGAGCGCCAGCGGATCCGCGAGCGCCTCGACTTCGGCAATGCGGATCTGAGCCCGCTGCCCCTGCATCCCGTTGGAGAGAGCGGCCTGATGCGGCTCGGCGGGGCTGCGACGCCCGCGCGCCTCGTCCTGCCCCTCGACGCTGCGGTGCCGGACACCACCTGGCGGCTCCATACATTGACCCCGGTCGGCGCGGCGGTGCGGCGCGAGCGTCTCCAGACCCAGGTGCTCGCGGGCGTGGTGGCAGGAGCGGCCTGTGCGGGAATCGCCGTGCATCTGGGCCGCCGCCGCCGCATCCGCTCGCGCCTCGCCGAGGAGGCGAGCCGGCGCGAGGAGCTGGAGCGCCGTGTCCAGGAACGCACCCGCGCCCTCACCGACGCGAATGCGCAGCTCAGGGCCGAGATGGCGGAGCGCCAGCGGGCTGAGGCCGAGCGCGAGCGGCTCGGCCGCGAGCTCGCCCAGGCCGGCCGCCTCGCGGCGCTCGGCCAGTTCGCCGCCAGCATGGCGCACGAGATCAACCAGCCGCTCGCCGCCATCCGCTCCTACGCGGACAATGCCGCGATCCTGATCCGCCGCGGCCGCATCGAGGATGCGAGCGAGAATTTTTCCGCCATCGGCCGCCTCACCGAGCGCATCGCCGGCCTCACGCGCCAGCTCAAGGGCTTCGCCCGGCGGGCCTCGGGCCGGCGCGAGCCGGTGTCGCTGGCCGGCGTCCTGCGCAACGCCCTTGAGGTGGTGGAGGCCCGCGCCGCGACGGGCGGCGTCACCCTCGCGGTCGACCGGCCCGAGCCGGACCTGATCGTGCTCGGGGATGGGGCGCGCCTGGAACAGGTGGTGGTGAACCTTTTGCAGAACGCGCTCGATGCCGTGGCGGGCCGGCCCGACCCGCGCGTGACGGTGCGGGCGGCCGCCCTCGGCGACCGGGCGCTGCTGGAGGTCGGCGACAACGGGCCGGGGATCCCGGATTCCGTGCGGGCGCAGGTCTTCGACCCGTTCTTCACCACGAAGGCCGAGGGGCTGGGGCTCGGCCTCGCCATCTCGCGGGGCATCGTCGAGGAATGCGGCGGCACGCTCGCGGTCGCCACGGGCGAGGCGGGCGGCGCTGTGTTCCGCGTCGACCTCGCCCGCACGCAAGCGGCGGAGGAAGCGGCATGA
- a CDS encoding histidine phosphatase family protein encodes MILLRHGQSVFNLHYGATGEDPDIPDAPLTPLGHRQAEAAAEALAGEGIRRILCSPYTRALQTAAPVAARLGLPVLVTCAVRERFAASCDIGTGRTALASAWPQLDFGAVAEVWWPDAEEPHDLFHARTTAFRSEMAADPDWAHTLVVCHWGVIMALTGRSLDNGAWIRLERDERITLGE; translated from the coding sequence ATGATCCTTCTCCGGCACGGACAGAGCGTGTTCAACCTGCATTACGGCGCCACCGGCGAGGATCCGGACATCCCGGACGCGCCGCTCACGCCCCTGGGGCACCGGCAGGCCGAGGCCGCCGCGGAGGCTCTCGCCGGCGAGGGAATCCGACGGATCCTCTGCTCGCCCTATACGCGCGCCCTGCAGACGGCGGCGCCCGTGGCGGCGCGGCTCGGCCTCCCGGTCCTGGTGACGTGTGCGGTGCGCGAGCGGTTCGCGGCGAGCTGCGACATCGGCACGGGACGGACCGCCCTCGCTTCGGCGTGGCCGCAGCTCGATTTCGGCGCCGTCGCGGAGGTCTGGTGGCCGGACGCGGAGGAGCCGCACGATCTCTTCCATGCGCGCACGACGGCATTCCGCAGCGAGATGGCGGCCGATCCCGACTGGGCCCACACCCTCGTCGTCTGCCATTGGGGGGTCATCATGGCCCTCACGGGCCGGAGTCTCGACAACGGAGCCTGGATCCGCCTGGAGCGCGACGAGAGGATCACGCTCGGGGAGTGA
- a CDS encoding helix-turn-helix domain-containing protein, with product MRTAQGLTLEALAQRCGVSRSMISLVERAESSPTATVLERLSAGLGVSLAALFSPEHREDASPLSRRADQRCWRDPGTGYRRRNLSPPGFSSPLELVEVELPPGSTVAYDSIRVPPLEQQVWVLDGTVVVTLGEAVHRLAAGDCLAMRVDRPVAFHNPADHPARTLVAVSTGARA from the coding sequence TTGCGCACTGCCCAGGGTCTGACCCTGGAGGCGCTCGCGCAGCGCTGTGGGGTGAGCCGATCGATGATCTCGCTGGTGGAGCGCGCGGAGAGCAGCCCGACCGCGACTGTGCTCGAACGGCTGTCGGCGGGGCTCGGGGTATCGCTCGCGGCCCTGTTCTCGCCCGAGCACCGGGAGGATGCCTCCCCGCTGAGCCGGCGCGCGGATCAGCGCTGCTGGCGCGATCCGGGGACGGGCTATCGGCGCCGCAACCTCTCGCCGCCGGGCTTTTCCTCGCCCCTCGAACTCGTGGAGGTGGAGCTGCCTCCGGGTTCGACGGTCGCCTACGACAGCATCCGCGTCCCGCCCCTGGAGCAGCAGGTCTGGGTGCTCGACGGCACGGTCGTGGTGACGCTGGGAGAGGCGGTTCATCGGCTCGCGGCCGGCGACTGCCTCGCCATGCGCGTCGACCGGCCGGTCGCCTTCCACAATCCCGCCGATCACCCTGCCCGCACCCTCGTGGCCGTCTCCACGGGCGCGCGGGCCTGA
- the aroQ gene encoding type II 3-dehydroquinate dehydratase, which produces MRDIHVLNGPNLNLLGIREPGIYGALTLADIERRLRDRAGARAALTFRQSNHEGDLVTWVHEAGAAGAGVILNAGAYTHTSVALRDAISGAKAEVIEVHLSNVHARESFRHHSYIAPVARGVIAGFGPLSYDLALEALLAA; this is translated from the coding sequence ATGCGCGACATCCACGTCCTCAACGGCCCGAACCTGAACCTCCTCGGCATCCGGGAGCCCGGCATCTACGGCGCGCTCACCCTGGCCGATATCGAGCGGCGCCTGCGCGACCGGGCCGGCGCGCGCGCCGCTCTCACCTTCCGCCAGTCGAACCACGAGGGCGATCTCGTCACCTGGGTGCACGAGGCGGGCGCCGCGGGGGCGGGCGTGATCCTGAACGCAGGCGCCTACACGCATACGTCGGTGGCGCTGCGCGACGCCATATCGGGTGCCAAGGCGGAGGTCATCGAGGTCCACCTCTCGAACGTCCATGCCCGCGAGAGCTTCCGGCACCACTCCTATATCGCGCCGGTGGCGCGCGGCGTGATCGCGGGATTCGGGCCCCTCTCCTACGATCTCGCCCTCGAAGCGCTGCTCGCCGCCTAG
- a CDS encoding bifunctional sugar phosphate isomerase/epimerase/4-hydroxyphenylpyruvate dioxygenase family protein, with translation MRLAIATVCLSGTLGEKLEAIAAAGFTQVEIFENDLLSFSGTPRDVRRMAEDLGLSVAVYQPFRDFEGMPEPQRAKVFARAERKFDTMQELGCDLLMVCSNVSPDSLGGIDRAAADFRELGERAQARGFRVGYEALAWGRHVNDYRDAWEIVRRADHPAVGFVLDSFHVLARGTDLSAIRSIPKEKIVLVQMADAPKLAMDYLSWSRHYRCFPGQGELPITAFADALGATGFDGLMSLEIFSDRFRAGSARSVAVDGRRSLLVMLDDLRRRSSVPNLPVLPPRAACEGVEFIEFAMDDEAAASFERMLGGLGFARTARHRSKSVTRWSQGGINLVVNTEKEGFAHSFQVTHGASVCAVALKVDDAQAAVERAVALLDEPFRQAVAPGELDIPAVRGVGGSLLYFVDRRSGLDRLWNVDFEPVATEPTGDAGLIAVDHLSQSMRHEEMLTWLLFYTGLFDLAQQPVQDVVDPGGVVQSQAVEAPGGALRLVLNASQSRQTLSSRFLSEAFGGGVQHVALATDDIFATVEALRANGVDLLPIPENYYDDLEVRTDLSAETIARLRAGNILYDRDGQAEFFQVYTRSVLEGGFFFEIVERRDYRGYGAINAPIRLAAQTHLAPHPALPTR, from the coding sequence ATGAGGCTTGCCATCGCGACCGTCTGCCTGAGCGGCACGCTCGGCGAGAAGCTGGAGGCGATCGCCGCCGCCGGCTTCACGCAGGTCGAGATCTTCGAGAACGACCTTCTGTCCTTCAGCGGCACGCCTCGCGACGTGCGCCGCATGGCCGAAGACCTCGGCCTCTCGGTCGCCGTCTACCAGCCGTTCCGCGATTTCGAGGGCATGCCCGAGCCGCAGCGGGCCAAGGTCTTCGCCCGCGCCGAGCGCAAGTTCGACACCATGCAGGAGCTCGGCTGCGACCTTTTGATGGTCTGCTCCAACGTCTCGCCCGACAGCCTCGGCGGCATCGACCGGGCGGCCGCGGATTTCCGGGAGCTCGGCGAGCGGGCGCAGGCGCGCGGCTTCCGCGTGGGCTACGAGGCCTTGGCCTGGGGGCGGCACGTCAATGATTACCGCGATGCCTGGGAGATCGTGCGCCGGGCCGACCATCCGGCGGTCGGCTTCGTGCTCGACAGCTTCCACGTGCTCGCCCGCGGCACCGATCTGAGTGCCATCCGGTCGATCCCGAAGGAGAAGATCGTCCTGGTGCAGATGGCCGACGCGCCGAAGCTCGCCATGGATTACCTGTCCTGGAGCCGCCACTACCGCTGCTTCCCCGGCCAGGGAGAGCTGCCGATCACCGCCTTCGCGGACGCGCTGGGGGCGACGGGCTTCGACGGCCTGATGTCGCTCGAGATCTTCAGCGACCGGTTCCGGGCCGGCTCGGCGCGCAGCGTCGCGGTCGACGGCCGCCGGTCCCTCCTCGTCATGCTCGACGACCTGCGCCGCCGCTCATCCGTGCCGAATCTCCCGGTGCTGCCGCCGCGCGCGGCTTGCGAGGGCGTCGAGTTCATCGAGTTCGCGATGGACGATGAGGCCGCCGCCTCCTTCGAGCGCATGCTCGGCGGGCTCGGCTTCGCCCGGACCGCCCGCCACCGCTCGAAATCCGTGACGCGCTGGAGCCAGGGCGGCATCAACCTCGTGGTCAACACTGAGAAGGAGGGATTCGCTCATTCCTTCCAGGTCACGCATGGCGCCTCGGTCTGCGCCGTCGCCCTGAAGGTCGACGATGCGCAGGCGGCGGTGGAGCGGGCCGTCGCGCTCCTCGACGAGCCGTTCCGGCAGGCGGTCGCACCGGGCGAGCTCGACATCCCGGCGGTGCGTGGGGTCGGGGGCAGCCTCCTCTACTTCGTCGACCGCCGCAGCGGCCTCGACCGGCTGTGGAACGTCGATTTCGAGCCGGTCGCAACGGAACCGACCGGGGATGCGGGCCTCATCGCGGTCGATCACCTCTCGCAGAGCATGCGCCACGAGGAGATGCTGACCTGGCTCCTGTTCTACACCGGGCTGTTCGACCTCGCGCAGCAGCCGGTGCAGGACGTGGTGGATCCCGGCGGCGTGGTGCAGAGCCAGGCCGTCGAGGCGCCCGGCGGGGCGTTGCGCCTCGTCCTCAACGCCTCGCAGAGCCGCCAGACGCTGTCGTCGCGCTTCCTCTCGGAAGCCTTCGGCGGAGGCGTGCAGCATGTGGCGCTCGCCACCGACGACATCTTCGCGACCGTCGAGGCGCTGCGGGCGAACGGTGTCGACCTCCTGCCGATCCCGGAGAACTACTACGACGATCTCGAAGTCCGGACCGACCTGAGCGCGGAGACGATCGCGCGGCTGCGCGCCGGCAACATCCTCTACGACCGCGACGGACAGGCCGAGTTCTTCCAGGTCTATACGCGCAGCGTGCTCGAGGGCGGGTTCTTCTTCGAGATCGTCGAACGGCGTGACTATCGCGGCTACGGGGCCATCAACGCGCCGATCCGTCTTGCGGCGCAGACCCATCTCGCGCCACATCCGGCGCTCCCCACCCGTTAG
- a CDS encoding MucR family transcriptional regulator — protein MASDLTLITADIVSLYIMNNSIGADDLPNLIRSVHSALEDIDRVEKPQPATLEPPVPIEQTVTPDYIVSLEDGKPYKTLGRHLHTKGLTPDQYRRKWGLPPDYPMIAPSYAAHRAELAKRGSLGRKLGSRAEGDDAE, from the coding sequence ATGGCCTCCGACCTCACGTTGATCACGGCCGATATCGTGTCCCTCTACATCATGAACAATAGTATTGGGGCTGATGATCTCCCGAATCTGATTAGATCGGTTCATTCGGCGCTCGAAGACATCGACCGGGTGGAGAAACCGCAGCCTGCGACGCTCGAACCGCCGGTGCCGATCGAGCAGACCGTGACGCCCGACTACATCGTCAGCCTGGAAGACGGAAAACCCTATAAGACCCTGGGCCGTCATCTGCACACGAAGGGTCTCACGCCCGATCAATACAGGCGGAAGTGGGGTCTGCCGCCCGATTATCCGATGATCGCGCCGTCCTATGCGGCGCACCGGGCCGAACTGGCCAAGCGCGGAAGCCTCGGCCGGAAGCTCGGCTCCCGCGCCGAAGGCGACGACGCCGAGTGA